A genome region from Defluviimonas aquaemixtae includes the following:
- a CDS encoding ATP-binding response regulator, producing the protein MKRSRVIGLAAAVLLISTVVTGLFLGVQTRAQFKEIAASWTGYADDAAKKGVWISSIRGYLGYGGIIHNFKNYVLRGEDVYRERVEVQLAQFDAVLDEYLAEPLPEEERDALQTIAATIAEYEAKLPIATTAAREGWPAERTDALVRVDDSGALLAFTALEQIWRENRAQSTERMISAVSKGQTLIDFGFVSMFALVVVALSLGFLMALLLRDMWVAMDSLSDELVHRRRLEQSEKLLAETVEQSPATILITDTDGRIQYANQKFEDITGWNRSELAGRTPKLLQSGDTPKATYDDIRARLMRGDAWHGVFRNKRKSGGSYWAETTILPLMGPDGEVRNFIGIGEDITEKRRAQEQVARAQKMEAVGLLAGGIAHDFNNILTTIVGAAHLASLDAAEDSDLAVEVEQIDIAARRAQSLVGQLLTFARREPGIAVPTDICAVIAEVARLLRAAIPQTVAIETPDPAEPMPVLADPTHLHQILMNLCGNAAEAIGGASGRITISVARPRKTPDGLASRREGWVRLVVEDDGPGMSSATLDSVFDPFFTTKPIGKGTGLGLTVVQRLVQETGGLITADSRPGNGARFTLWLPGADHLALADAAEPVKLPRGRERLLIIDDEAEIASMFRRLLMRLGYQVDAFSRATVGLDRFRENPGRYDLVILDLVMPELPGDELAAEIRAQRPDCPILICSAYRRSNLELRGPSPGVLDKPVEPMVLAQRVRAMLDDAGSAGSAGA; encoded by the coding sequence ATGAAACGCAGCAGAGTGATCGGCCTCGCGGCGGCGGTTTTGCTGATCTCAACGGTCGTGACCGGCCTTTTTCTTGGCGTGCAGACGCGGGCACAGTTCAAGGAAATCGCCGCAAGCTGGACCGGATATGCCGATGATGCCGCGAAGAAAGGCGTCTGGATCAGCTCGATCCGCGGCTATCTGGGCTACGGCGGCATCATCCATAACTTCAAGAATTATGTCCTGCGCGGCGAAGACGTCTATCGCGAGCGTGTCGAGGTCCAATTGGCCCAGTTCGATGCGGTGCTGGACGAATACCTCGCCGAGCCTCTGCCGGAAGAGGAGCGTGACGCGCTTCAGACGATTGCTGCCACGATCGCGGAATACGAGGCGAAACTGCCCATCGCCACCACGGCGGCACGCGAGGGCTGGCCCGCCGAACGCACCGACGCGCTGGTGCGGGTGGATGACAGCGGCGCGCTTCTTGCTTTCACGGCTTTGGAGCAGATCTGGCGCGAGAACCGGGCGCAGAGTACCGAACGGATGATATCGGCCGTGTCCAAAGGGCAGACGCTGATCGATTTCGGGTTCGTGTCGATGTTCGCTCTGGTCGTCGTGGCGCTGTCGCTTGGATTTCTGATGGCGCTCTTGCTGCGCGACATGTGGGTGGCGATGGATAGCCTGTCGGATGAACTGGTTCATCGGCGGCGGCTGGAACAATCCGAAAAGCTATTGGCCGAGACCGTCGAGCAGAGCCCCGCGACGATCCTGATCACCGATACTGACGGGCGTATCCAATATGCCAATCAGAAATTCGAGGATATCACCGGCTGGAACCGAAGCGAGCTTGCCGGGCGAACGCCGAAGCTGCTTCAGTCCGGCGATACACCGAAAGCGACCTATGACGATATCCGCGCGCGGCTGATGCGCGGCGACGCCTGGCATGGCGTTTTCCGCAACAAGCGCAAATCCGGCGGCAGCTACTGGGCGGAAACCACGATCCTGCCGCTCATGGGACCCGACGGCGAGGTGCGGAACTTCATCGGCATCGGCGAGGACATCACCGAAAAGCGCCGCGCTCAGGAACAGGTGGCGCGGGCACAGAAGATGGAGGCCGTGGGGCTTCTGGCCGGTGGCATCGCGCATGATTTCAACAACATCCTGACGACCATCGTGGGGGCTGCGCATCTGGCATCGCTCGACGCGGCCGAGGACAGCGACCTGGCGGTCGAGGTCGAGCAGATCGACATCGCCGCGCGGCGCGCCCAAAGTCTTGTCGGGCAGCTTCTGACATTCGCGCGCCGCGAGCCGGGGATAGCGGTTCCGACCGATATTTGCGCCGTGATCGCCGAGGTCGCCCGCCTGCTGCGGGCCGCGATTCCGCAGACCGTTGCGATTGAGACCCCGGACCCGGCAGAGCCGATGCCGGTGCTGGCCGATCCCACCCATCTGCACCAGATCCTGATGAACCTCTGCGGCAATGCCGCGGAAGCCATTGGCGGCGCGTCCGGTCGGATCACCATATCCGTCGCTCGGCCCAGAAAGACGCCGGACGGGCTTGCATCACGCCGCGAAGGCTGGGTTCGGCTGGTCGTGGAAGATGACGGACCAGGCATGTCGTCGGCGACGTTGGACAGTGTTTTCGATCCGTTTTTCACGACGAAGCCGATCGGCAAGGGGACCGGGCTTGGGCTGACGGTTGTGCAGCGGCTGGTGCAGGAAACCGGCGGACTCATCACTGCCGACAGCAGGCCGGGCAATGGCGCGCGTTTCACGTTGTGGTTGCCCGGCGCCGATCATCTGGCGCTGGCCGATGCGGCAGAGCCGGTGAAGTTGCCGCGCGGGCGCGAGCGGCTGCTGATCATAGATGACGAGGCCGAGATCGCCTCGATGTTCCGGCGGCTTCTGATGCGGCTCGGATACCAGGTGGACGCCTTCAGTCGCGCGACTGTCGGGCTAGATCGTTTCCGTGAAAACCCCGGCCGATACGATCTGGTCATTCTCGACCTCGTGATGCCGGAACTGCCCGGTGATGAACTGGCGGCCGAGATCAGGGCGCAGCGTCCCGATTGCCCGATCCTGATCTGTTCAGCCTACCGCCGGAGTAATCTGGAATTGCGCGGGCCAAGTCCGGGAGTCCTCGACAAGCCCGTCGAGCCGATGGTGCTGGCGCAGCGGGTGCGAGCGATGCTCGATGATGCCGGTTCCGCTGGGTCCGCCGGCGCGTAG
- a CDS encoding MAC/perforin domain-containing protein: MRVSTNLAAIFTASLTFSTTAGSEDLDLAGIWRDETAQVADKKLPVQVDLPDGDSSPHGTYVSLPYIAILRAKSGALHFYTDVGAMQAEVQPVAGTPGSYNLADLTPGANGKVLGVLKASTEGCAPRPACFQLEPPPGADAAAFPLPSGDLKFYVPIDPYDPSKDPKQDQTYGSNFAPVSGNFDYVTFCYNINGLDPYNIQKNTGCRNVLFQVPDTNSYSYQKVGYASGGNADIPFGWTYKSDDQTIGSSKARTIDTGRDMANSDSLDIGVNASVSLFGFNAKTSVNVGTSHKIQELSETKSVVAEMTEVKSKFALVLNRYYTTLSPDFVTTIRNLKGKPAADKAYEVVISEWGTHYPNAVTFGARGSRKLTLNEEAINSLRDSQTNISAGLSVDYEGSGGGVDVKSAQEAMSSIKKIVTTENRDFRCYGGGDCSEDGVPSGADIVPIFLDLRPLSDLLAPPFFSDEEILGQIRINLARAILKAAYVERNDLNAPTLSAVQAVNPTGTPLGAPQLLCGDLAVTTRPTGNPSPLMSTYCCVPQAVAEPVVAAMSLKGTTDPLTRPAGLFRRPISIDPAQPVNLPTAADPAPFISSVTVDYLFLHQRDDTDTTGVYTPDLNSYCQTTYGDGWSGTVTGQIASCISGSATNQINVQQVCAAQHGGSSYAAWSDVEGAWLCGFGSQLPVDVTTWCKAQFGPTSVGSGQVWPDLDVPRYIWSCTPGGQVDAGRICTDMAGRSYKPTFVNEADSNGNLICQGVFAEVRTAVPVDGTVLTYPDLKPYDATSAAVGSPPANVIVPLNWTGDSAVACGGVSLDLVIALQKVGADALLTSP; encoded by the coding sequence ATGAGAGTTTCCACGAACCTGGCGGCCATCTTCACCGCGAGCCTTACGTTTTCGACAACCGCCGGGTCAGAAGACCTCGACTTGGCGGGCATCTGGCGCGACGAGACTGCTCAGGTCGCCGACAAGAAGCTGCCCGTCCAAGTCGATCTGCCCGACGGGGATAGCAGCCCGCACGGCACTTATGTGTCACTGCCCTATATCGCGATCCTGCGTGCGAAAAGCGGTGCGCTGCACTTCTACACCGATGTCGGCGCGATGCAGGCTGAGGTGCAGCCGGTAGCAGGGACACCGGGCAGCTACAACCTCGCCGATCTGACTCCGGGGGCAAATGGTAAGGTGCTGGGTGTTCTCAAGGCTTCGACGGAGGGATGCGCTCCGCGGCCTGCGTGCTTTCAGCTCGAGCCGCCTCCGGGCGCCGATGCCGCGGCCTTTCCCTTGCCGAGCGGCGACCTGAAGTTCTACGTCCCGATCGACCCCTACGATCCGTCAAAGGACCCCAAACAGGACCAGACCTACGGCAGCAACTTCGCGCCGGTCTCGGGCAATTTCGACTATGTGACCTTCTGCTACAACATCAACGGTCTCGATCCATACAACATTCAGAAGAACACCGGTTGCCGGAATGTTTTGTTCCAAGTGCCCGACACGAATTCCTATTCATACCAGAAGGTCGGATATGCGAGCGGCGGCAATGCCGACATCCCATTCGGCTGGACCTACAAATCCGACGACCAGACGATCGGTTCCAGCAAGGCACGCACAATCGACACCGGCCGCGACATGGCAAATTCAGACTCGCTCGACATAGGCGTAAATGCGAGCGTCAGCCTCTTCGGCTTCAATGCGAAGACCAGTGTTAACGTCGGCACTTCGCACAAGATACAGGAGCTCTCGGAGACGAAATCTGTCGTCGCGGAAATGACGGAGGTCAAGTCAAAGTTCGCGCTGGTCCTGAACCGTTATTACACGACGCTCAGTCCGGATTTCGTGACTACGATCCGCAATCTCAAGGGCAAACCGGCGGCGGACAAGGCCTATGAGGTCGTGATCTCGGAATGGGGAACGCACTACCCTAATGCGGTGACCTTCGGGGCGCGCGGTTCGCGAAAACTGACCTTGAACGAAGAGGCGATCAACTCCCTCCGCGACAGCCAGACGAACATCTCGGCCGGGCTTTCGGTAGACTATGAAGGCAGCGGTGGCGGAGTCGATGTCAAATCCGCCCAGGAGGCTATGTCGAGCATCAAGAAGATTGTCACCACCGAGAACCGTGATTTCAGGTGCTACGGCGGCGGCGACTGTTCGGAGGACGGCGTGCCCTCGGGCGCGGATATCGTGCCGATCTTCCTCGATCTCCGGCCACTCTCAGACCTTCTCGCTCCGCCTTTCTTCTCGGACGAGGAGATCCTTGGCCAGATCCGGATCAACCTAGCACGAGCGATCCTGAAAGCGGCCTATGTCGAGCGGAACGATTTGAACGCGCCCACGCTGAGTGCGGTGCAGGCAGTCAACCCCACCGGAACGCCCCTAGGGGCGCCACAGCTTCTCTGCGGCGACTTGGCAGTCACCACCCGCCCCACCGGCAATCCGTCGCCTCTAATGTCCACCTACTGCTGCGTTCCACAGGCTGTCGCCGAGCCGGTGGTGGCGGCAATGTCGCTGAAGGGTACGACCGATCCGTTGACGCGCCCGGCGGGACTTTTCCGTCGCCCGATCAGCATCGACCCCGCCCAGCCGGTGAACTTGCCGACAGCGGCAGATCCGGCCCCCTTCATTTCGAGCGTGACGGTCGATTACCTGTTTTTGCATCAGCGCGACGACACCGATACGACCGGAGTCTACACACCCGATCTGAATAGCTACTGCCAAACGACCTACGGCGACGGATGGTCGGGGACTGTGACCGGGCAGATTGCGAGTTGCATCAGCGGCTCCGCGACCAATCAAATCAACGTTCAGCAGGTCTGCGCCGCCCAACATGGTGGTTCCTCATATGCGGCCTGGAGCGATGTCGAGGGCGCCTGGCTCTGCGGCTTTGGAAGCCAGCTCCCGGTAGATGTCACGACCTGGTGCAAGGCGCAATTTGGTCCGACATCGGTCGGCAGCGGGCAGGTGTGGCCGGACCTCGACGTGCCTCGATACATCTGGAGTTGCACGCCTGGGGGGCAGGTCGACGCAGGGCGAATCTGCACCGACATGGCCGGACGCTCATACAAGCCCACATTCGTGAATGAGGCGGACAGCAACGGTAACCTCATTTGCCAAGGGGTCTTCGCTGAGGTTCGGACTGCCGTTCCAGTCGATGGAACGGTGCTGACCTATCCCGACCTGAAGCCCTATGATGCGACCAGCGCGGCCGTCGGCAGTCCGCCGGCCAATGTGATCGTGCCGCTCAACTGGACGGGTGACTCGGCTGTAGCGTGCGGTGGCGTGAGCCTCGATCTTGTCATTGCGTTGCAGAAGGTGGGCGCGGATGCGCTTCTGACGTCTCCGTGA
- a CDS encoding cytochrome-c peroxidase — translation MRNSQSVIQHGLAGTAALLLVLVTGPASGQDPGFAPLPEPKEVNEVRAKLGGMLFFDDRLSGDTGSSCSTCHDPEQGWGDGLALSDGYAGGVYFRNAKSLFNTSYSNVLMWGGRLDGADMSTVSRDMLTESHTMNMDSRLAQERLKQVPEYAALFEEGFGGDPYGGKIYSALGEYLKTIRTTGAPFDAYLNGDTAALSEAATRGMELFEGKAGCISCHNGPTLSDGGAHATGVPDHPDLQEDAERQIVMLRFFATLGTPNYMNLREDAGHYAVTKDDDDRGKFATPGLWDVGQTAPYMHSGVFATLPEVVAFYNAGNEQVAPLGLSAEEEADLVAFLESLTGDAPDVTVPELPDYAMRVVGEN, via the coding sequence ATGCGAAACAGCCAATCGGTCATTCAACATGGGCTGGCGGGAACGGCGGCTTTGTTGCTGGTTCTCGTCACGGGTCCGGCCTCTGGCCAAGACCCCGGCTTTGCACCGCTGCCCGAACCGAAGGAAGTCAACGAGGTCCGCGCAAAGCTGGGCGGCATGCTGTTCTTCGATGACCGCCTGTCCGGCGACACCGGCAGTTCCTGTTCGACCTGCCACGATCCCGAACAGGGTTGGGGCGACGGGCTGGCCCTGTCGGACGGCTATGCAGGCGGCGTGTACTTCCGCAATGCGAAATCGCTTTTCAACACTTCCTACAGCAATGTCCTGATGTGGGGTGGCCGGCTCGACGGCGCCGATATGAGCACGGTCAGCCGCGACATGCTGACCGAAAGCCACACCATGAACATGGATAGCCGTCTCGCGCAGGAGCGGCTGAAGCAGGTGCCGGAATATGCGGCCCTGTTCGAGGAAGGCTTCGGCGGCGATCCCTATGGCGGCAAGATCTACAGTGCTCTCGGCGAATACCTGAAGACCATCCGCACCACGGGCGCGCCCTTCGATGCCTATCTGAACGGCGATACCGCGGCACTCTCCGAGGCGGCGACGCGCGGGATGGAACTGTTCGAGGGCAAGGCGGGCTGCATTTCCTGTCACAACGGACCGACGCTGTCGGATGGCGGCGCGCATGCGACCGGCGTACCCGACCATCCCGATCTGCAAGAGGATGCCGAACGCCAGATCGTGATGCTGCGCTTCTTCGCCACGCTCGGCACGCCCAATTACATGAACCTGCGCGAGGATGCCGGGCATTACGCCGTGACCAAGGACGACGACGACCGCGGCAAGTTCGCGACGCCGGGGCTTTGGGATGTAGGCCAGACCGCGCCCTACATGCACTCAGGTGTCTTCGCGACGCTGCCAGAGGTGGTCGCCTTCTACAATGCCGGGAATGAGCAGGTCGCGCCGCTCGGCCTCAGCGCCGAGGAAGAGGCCGACCTCGTGGCCTTTCTCGAAAGCCTGACGGGTGATGCGCCCGATGTCACCGTTCCCGAACTGCCCGACTACGCCATGCGCGTCGTCGGCGAGAACTGA
- a CDS encoding arsenate reductase (azurin) large subunit: MTTTIQNRDSVPLPPPDAEVLTTACSYCIVACSYKVYRWPVGTEGGTQADQNVFGVDFPSGGVPWIAESQHNIGMHEGRQHHFVIIADPDAEVVNRDGNHSVRGGTLAQKIYNPDTPTRDRLKYPTIRIGGVLTPVSWDLATDVMAEVSKYVLKNYGEHAWGMKTYSYEYFENTYAIRKLVDRAIGTPVYAPHDKPQNAEDAAGLDDAGINSFAASYDDWGSCDVAFLSGVDPYETKTVLFTEWMMYGENPDKKMIFVTPHKTMGVEYGLRNGGLWLPIIPGTDTVLHLALAKIIIDNGWQDQEFIDKWVNNKWEIESGFGRGTRNTRWQWRTTWGRWQSDWEDFQKFIAEEPVAVLEEAAKITGLDPADIQRAAEMIAKPREDGSRTKTSFMLEKGNYWSNNYMNTASLASLGLICGAGNRPGQVISRGGGHQRGGMKPGGGKGFLSPEKHPGRRKKALNVDRWVMDGKVRFFWTIGCTWFAAMLASQELASRVADLTVRNPNQPRSVDRDHLIEVFKARVDSGGMMLVDSDIYPVDPLNTQYADIVLPAAGWGEVDFARCNAERRLRLYAKFNDAPGEAKPDWWAVGQFANKMGFSGFDWQESNDIFEEASRFSRGGVLSYHVLAQEAKKEGKKAHEKLRELGTTGIQTPVRLIDGQMVGTKRLHDAENEWGEVEGDTYDQKWLYAFGTHTGKANMLKTPWATDSWIDFYDAIKPRPEKGEIWITNGRVNETWQSGFDDLRKPYLAKRWPWPHIVIHPDDAAPQGIESGDLVEGFNDTVYVQQGEPIGVKDGDLSFTKLMEHGHIKTTTGQFVAVAIVSDEMRPGVAKAAFNYPGSMANSVCHAVPDPVSGNYRYKLGRGVLRKVGESAYKNNYLEMSLKPRPIV, encoded by the coding sequence ATGACCACCACAATCCAGAACCGCGATTCCGTTCCGCTGCCGCCGCCCGATGCCGAGGTGCTGACGACCGCGTGCAGCTACTGCATCGTCGCCTGTTCCTACAAGGTCTACCGTTGGCCCGTCGGGACCGAGGGCGGCACCCAGGCCGACCAGAACGTCTTCGGCGTCGACTTTCCCAGTGGCGGCGTGCCATGGATCGCTGAGTCGCAGCACAATATCGGCATGCACGAGGGGCGCCAGCATCACTTCGTTATCATTGCCGATCCCGATGCAGAGGTCGTCAATCGCGACGGCAACCACTCGGTACGCGGCGGCACGCTGGCGCAGAAGATATACAACCCCGACACGCCGACCCGCGACCGTCTGAAATACCCCACGATCCGCATCGGCGGCGTCCTGACGCCGGTCAGCTGGGATCTGGCCACCGACGTCATGGCCGAAGTGTCGAAATACGTGCTCAAGAATTACGGGGAACATGCCTGGGGCATGAAGACCTACAGCTACGAGTATTTCGAGAATACCTACGCGATCCGCAAGCTTGTGGACCGTGCAATCGGCACGCCGGTCTACGCGCCCCATGACAAGCCCCAAAACGCCGAGGATGCGGCGGGGCTCGACGATGCCGGCATCAACTCTTTCGCCGCCTCCTACGATGATTGGGGATCCTGCGATGTCGCCTTCCTGTCGGGCGTCGATCCGTACGAGACCAAGACCGTGCTCTTCACGGAATGGATGATGTATGGCGAAAATCCCGACAAGAAGATGATCTTCGTCACGCCGCACAAGACGATGGGCGTGGAATACGGGCTGCGAAACGGCGGCCTGTGGCTGCCGATCATCCCCGGCACCGATACCGTCCTGCATCTGGCGCTCGCCAAGATCATCATCGACAATGGTTGGCAGGATCAGGAATTCATCGACAAATGGGTGAACAACAAGTGGGAGATCGAAAGCGGCTTCGGCCGTGGCACCCGCAACACCCGCTGGCAATGGCGCACGACATGGGGCCGCTGGCAATCGGACTGGGAGGATTTCCAGAAATTCATCGCCGAGGAACCCGTGGCGGTGCTGGAAGAGGCGGCGAAGATCACCGGGCTCGACCCCGCCGACATCCAGCGGGCGGCCGAGATGATCGCGAAGCCGCGTGAGGATGGATCGCGGACCAAGACCTCGTTCATGCTGGAAAAGGGCAATTACTGGTCCAACAACTACATGAACACGGCGTCTCTGGCCTCCCTGGGTCTGATCTGCGGCGCCGGCAACCGGCCCGGACAGGTCATCAGCCGGGGTGGCGGCCACCAGCGCGGCGGCATGAAGCCGGGCGGCGGCAAGGGCTTCCTTTCACCTGAAAAGCATCCCGGCCGCCGCAAGAAGGCGCTGAACGTCGACCGCTGGGTGATGGATGGCAAGGTGCGGTTCTTCTGGACGATCGGCTGCACCTGGTTCGCCGCGATGTTGGCCAGCCAGGAGCTTGCCAGCCGCGTCGCCGATCTGACGGTGCGCAATCCGAACCAGCCCCGGTCCGTCGACCGCGATCACCTGATCGAAGTCTTCAAGGCCCGCGTCGACAGCGGCGGCATGATGCTGGTCGACAGCGACATCTACCCGGTCGATCCGCTGAACACCCAATATGCCGATATCGTCCTGCCGGCGGCGGGCTGGGGCGAGGTCGATTTCGCCCGCTGTAACGCCGAACGGCGGCTTCGGCTCTACGCCAAGTTCAACGACGCACCGGGAGAGGCGAAGCCCGACTGGTGGGCAGTGGGGCAGTTCGCCAACAAGATGGGTTTTTCGGGTTTCGACTGGCAGGAATCCAATGACATCTTCGAGGAGGCGTCGCGCTTTTCCCGCGGCGGCGTCCTCAGCTACCATGTGCTGGCGCAAGAGGCGAAGAAGGAAGGCAAGAAGGCGCATGAGAAGCTGCGCGAGCTTGGAACCACCGGCATCCAGACGCCGGTGCGCCTGATCGACGGCCAGATGGTCGGCACCAAGCGGCTGCACGACGCCGAGAACGAGTGGGGTGAGGTCGAGGGCGACACCTATGACCAGAAATGGCTTTATGCCTTCGGCACCCATACCGGCAAGGCCAACATGCTGAAGACGCCCTGGGCCACCGATAGCTGGATCGATTTCTACGACGCGATCAAGCCCCGCCCCGAAAAGGGCGAGATCTGGATCACCAACGGCCGCGTGAACGAGACCTGGCAATCGGGCTTCGACGACCTGCGCAAGCCCTATCTGGCCAAACGCTGGCCCTGGCCGCATATCGTGATCCACCCTGACGACGCGGCCCCGCAGGGGATCGAGTCGGGCGACCTGGTCGAAGGCTTCAACGACACCGTCTATGTCCAGCAGGGCGAACCGATCGGGGTCAAGGATGGCGACCTCAGCTTCACCAAGCTGATGGAGCATGGCCATATCAAGACCACCACCGGTCAGTTCGTCGCCGTTGCCATCGTCTCGGACGAGATGCGGCCGGGCGTGGCCAAGGCGGCCTTCAACTATCCCGGCTCGATGGCGAATTCGGTCTGCCATGCGGTGCCCGATCCGGTGTCGGGCAACTACCGCTACAAGCTGGGCCGCGGCGTGCTGCGGAAGGTCGGCGAAAGCGCCTACAAGAACAACTATCTGGAAATGTCGTTGAAACCGCGCCCGATCGTTTGA
- a CDS encoding DUF2478 domain-containing protein, which produces MALGVVTCAATGGTEQTFSDLCRCLTAAGWRVVGTLQQSHHGTTGRRCDMDVRILPDGPVIRINQKLGPGARGCRLDASALETAVAAVEREFARGADLLIVNKFGKHEAAGRGFRALIAEALLQDIPVICGLRDLNQATFEDFAGSAAEYLQNDPEILENWVNDVAALRVA; this is translated from the coding sequence ATGGCATTGGGCGTCGTCACCTGCGCCGCCACGGGAGGTACCGAACAGACGTTTTCCGACCTCTGCCGATGTTTGACGGCGGCAGGTTGGCGGGTCGTCGGAACCCTTCAGCAATCGCACCACGGAACAACCGGTCGCCGTTGCGACATGGATGTCCGGATTCTGCCCGACGGTCCCGTGATCCGGATCAACCAGAAACTCGGTCCCGGCGCACGCGGATGCAGGCTGGACGCCAGTGCGCTGGAAACGGCGGTCGCGGCAGTGGAACGGGAGTTTGCCCGTGGGGCCGATCTGCTCATCGTCAACAAGTTCGGAAAACACGAGGCCGCGGGACGTGGCTTCCGCGCGCTGATCGCCGAGGCTTTGCTGCAAGATATCCCTGTCATATGCGGCCTAAGAGATCTGAACCAGGCGACGTTCGAGGATTTCGCCGGATCAGCTGCCGAATATCTCCAAAATGATCCAGAGATTTTGGAGAACTGGGTGAACGATGTGGCCGCGCTGAGGGTTGCCTGA
- a CDS encoding cytochrome-c peroxidase, which translates to MTRKTTQLIGSAALAALIGTAATAQDAPPLATLGPVPDPVDNPMTPEKIALGEKLFWDGRLSGNGAMPCSACHLPDLGWGTGGPISFGYPGTQHWRNSQTILNSAYYNKLFWEGSKTSLEAQAKGAAGGAVAGNGDGSMMEMRLRFVPDYVVAFKEVFGTEWPHSAQAWDAIAAYERTIVTDPGKVPFDRFLAGDGAAMTENAKRGMDIFNGKAGCISCHNGALASDQKFYNTGVPAAAEFSEDPLYQITLRWELYQKGGSEEDYRTGDDDLGLYHQTKRPDDKHKFRTPSLRELRWTDPYMHNGSLATLADVVAFYDGGGGDGQTAGLQPLGLSTEEQADLVAFLEALSMDEPLILEEPELPETATWAEFPK; encoded by the coding sequence ATGACACGGAAAACAACGCAACTCATCGGCTCGGCTGCGCTTGCGGCGCTGATCGGTACCGCGGCCACGGCCCAGGACGCGCCGCCGCTGGCGACGCTGGGGCCGGTGCCGGACCCCGTCGACAATCCGATGACGCCGGAAAAGATCGCCCTGGGCGAGAAGCTCTTTTGGGACGGGCGGCTGTCGGGCAACGGCGCGATGCCGTGTTCGGCCTGCCACCTGCCCGATCTGGGCTGGGGCACCGGCGGGCCGATCAGCTTTGGCTATCCCGGCACGCAGCATTGGCGCAACAGCCAGACGATCCTCAATTCGGCCTATTACAACAAGCTGTTCTGGGAAGGCTCCAAGACCTCTCTGGAAGCGCAGGCCAAGGGCGCCGCGGGCGGTGCCGTGGCCGGCAATGGCGACGGCTCGATGATGGAAATGCGGCTGCGCTTCGTTCCCGACTATGTCGTCGCGTTCAAAGAGGTGTTCGGCACCGAATGGCCGCATTCCGCACAGGCATGGGACGCGATCGCCGCCTATGAACGCACGATCGTCACCGATCCCGGCAAGGTTCCGTTCGATCGCTTCCTTGCGGGCGACGGTGCCGCGATGACCGAGAATGCCAAACGCGGCATGGATATTTTCAACGGCAAGGCTGGCTGCATTTCGTGCCACAACGGCGCGCTGGCTTCGGATCAGAAGTTCTACAATACCGGTGTTCCGGCGGCGGCCGAATTCAGCGAAGACCCGCTTTATCAGATCACGCTGCGTTGGGAATTGTACCAGAAGGGCGGATCGGAAGAGGATTACCGCACCGGCGATGATGATCTGGGCCTTTATCACCAGACCAAGCGCCCGGACGACAAGCACAAGTTCCGCACGCCGTCGTTGCGCGAATTGCGCTGGACAGACCCATACATGCACAACGGCAGCCTCGCAACGCTGGCCGATGTGGTCGCGTTCTACGATGGCGGCGGCGGCGATGGGCAGACCGCCGGTCTGCAACCTCTTGGCCTGAGCACCGAGGAACAGGCGGACCTCGTCGCCTTCCTCGAAGCGCTGTCGATGGACGAGCCGCTGATCCTGGAAGAACCCGAGCTTCCCGAAACCGCAACCTGGGCGGAGTTTCCGAAATGA
- a CDS encoding Rieske 2Fe-2S domain-containing protein, translated as MNKAITAKGVGQKRACQSISRRNFLILGGASVTVLATYGSGAEAQELVSSSYARKVIGKVSDLEPGTALSFTYPTDDIENLVMMLNEEAGGGVGEGRNIVAFNTICPHLGGYMGESEFKPQHSVLGPCPLHLSTFDLSRHGMIVSGHSSASLPQIVLEIEGDDIVATGVMGLFYGYSQNPSGA; from the coding sequence ATGAACAAGGCAATCACAGCCAAGGGCGTGGGCCAAAAGCGCGCCTGTCAGTCGATAAGCCGCAGGAACTTCCTGATCCTCGGCGGCGCCTCGGTCACGGTGCTGGCGACCTATGGCAGCGGCGCCGAGGCGCAGGAGCTCGTCTCATCCTCCTATGCGCGCAAGGTGATCGGCAAGGTGTCCGACCTGGAACCGGGCACGGCGCTTTCCTTTACCTATCCGACCGACGATATCGAGAACCTCGTCATGATGCTGAACGAAGAGGCCGGCGGCGGCGTGGGAGAGGGGCGCAACATCGTCGCCTTCAACACCATCTGTCCGCACTTGGGCGGCTATATGGGCGAGAGCGAGTTCAAACCGCAGCACTCGGTTCTGGGGCCATGCCCCCTGCACCTGTCGACCTTCGATCTGTCGCGCCACGGGATGATCGTGTCCGGCCATTCATCGGCCAGCCTGCCGCAGATCGTGCTGGAAATCGAAGGCGACGACATCGTGGCCACCGGTGTCATGGGGCTGTTCTACGGCTACAGCCAGAACCCTTCCGGCGCGTGA